A genomic window from Lycium barbarum isolate Lr01 chromosome 4, ASM1917538v2, whole genome shotgun sequence includes:
- the LOC132635277 gene encoding nuatigenin 3-beta-glucosyltransferase-like, which translates to MPTTITRAVVVWLNEQRHKSVLYVPFESTVRFPEGQLTEITKALAGLSVPFIWVVRKDQSAQTTCLQDGFDGRKKGLIIRGWKPQLTILEHLAIKGFMTHCGWNSVLEAIVAGVSLRTWPVFAEQFYNEKLVEVVGLGVKVGQEVCNSGGVEVLSPVLRSEKIKEAIQRLMNDAEGSRKIREKAMDMSKMA; encoded by the coding sequence ATGCCGACGACAATAACTCGTGCCGTTGTAGTTTGGTTGAATGAGCAGAGGCACAAATCGGTACTCTATGTCCCTTTCGAGAGCACAGTTAGATTTCCAGAGGGCCAACTCACTGAAATCACGAAAGCTCTAGCGGGTTTGAGTGTTCCTTTCATTTGGGTAGTGAGGAAGGACCAATCAGCACAAACCACGTGCTTGCAGGATGGTTTTGATGGAAGGAAAAAGGGTTTGATTATTAGAGGGTGGAAGCCACAGCTGACCATCTTGGAACATTTAGCCATTAAGGGATTCATGACTCACTGTGGTTGGAATTCAGTACTCGAAGCCATTGTGGCAGGCGTGTCATTGCGGACGTGGCCAGTGTTCGCAGAGCAATTCTACAACGAGAAGCTTGTGGAGGTTGTGGGGTTGGGAGTCAAAGTGGGGCAGGAAGTATGTAACTCGGGAGGTGTTGAGGTCTTGAGCCCTGTATTAAGGAGTGAAAAGATCAAAGAAGCAATACAGCGATTAATGAATGATGCGGAAGGAAGTCGGAAAATTAGGGAGAAAGCAATGGATATGAGTAAGATGGCTTAA